The following proteins are encoded in a genomic region of Triticum dicoccoides isolate Atlit2015 ecotype Zavitan chromosome 1B, WEW_v2.0, whole genome shotgun sequence:
- the LOC119349114 gene encoding anthocyanidin 5,3-O-glucosyltransferase-like: MGDTVVLNPGLGVGHLVPMVELAKLFLRGGLAVTVIVNVPPGKATDTSAAVARAAAANPSVRFHVLPTPPDVDGDTVAPDAAEAPNPFVLLRRMNAPLRDYLRSVLPSVRALVLDMFCFCADAVDVAAELGVPVYVFYTGSASSLAVNLYLPRMQAQIGDASLGEIGDVPLSFPGNRPFKPTDLPELALDRHNEVYKSFLRAFERIPESQGIVINTFEWLEDRALRALRDGACVPGRATPPVYCVGPMISAGGGGGEEKKHECLAWLDAQPEKSVVFLCFGSMGTFPKTQLEEIAVGLERSGQRFLWVVQSPRSADGGPDLLADALAEPDLAALLPEGFQERTGGRGLVVKSWAPQADVLHHRATGAFVTHCGWNSTLEAIVAGQPLICWPLYAEQRQNKVFVVEEMGAGVEMAGYDGEAVAAAEVEAKVRWVMESKGGEALRERAMAAKHKALEALDEGGASRSAFAEFLRDL; encoded by the coding sequence ATGGGGGACACGGTGGTTCTCAACCCCGGGCTCGGCGTGGGCCACCTGGTGCCCATGGTGGAGCTGGCCAAGCTCTTCCTGCGCGGCGGCCTCGCCGTCACCGTCATCGTCAACGTCCCGCCGGGCAAGGCCACGGACACCTCGGCCGCCGTCGCGCGCGCCGCGGCCGCCAACCCGTCCGTCCGCTTCCACGTGCTGCCCACGCCGCCGGACGTCGACGGCGACACGGTGGCGCCGGACGCCGCCGAGGCGCCCAACCCCTTCGTCCTCCTGCGCCGCATGAACGCGCCGCTCCGCGACTACCTCCGCTCGGTGCTCCCCTCCGTGCGCGCCCTCGTCCTCGACATGTTCTGCTTCTGCGCGGacgccgtcgacgtcgccgccgagCTCGGCGTGCCGGTCTACGTCTTCTACACCGGCAGCGCCAGCAGCCTCGCCGTGAACCTCTACCTCCCGCGCATGCAGGCCCAGATCGGCGACGCCAGCCTCGGCGAGATCGGCGACGTGCCGCTCTCCTTCCCCGGGAACCGCCCCTTCAAGCCCaccgacctccccgagctcgcgctCGACCGCCACAACGAGGTGTACAAGAGCTTCCTGCGCGCGTTCGAGCGGATTCCGGAGTCCCAGGGCATCGTCATCAACACGTTCGAGTGGCTCGAGGACAGGGCGCTGCGCGCGCTCCGGGACGGCGCGTGCGTCCCCGGCCGCGCCACGCCGCCGGTGTACTGCGTCGGGCCAATGATCTcagccggcggcggtggcggtgaagAGAAGAAGCACGAGTGCCTGGCGTGGCTGGACGCGCAGCCGGAGAAGAGCGTCGTGTTCCTCTGCTTCGGGAGCATGGGCACCTTCCCCAAGACGCAGCTGGAGGAGATCGCCGTCGGGCTGGAGCGGTCCGGGCAGAGGTTCCTGTGGGTGGTGCAGAGCCCGCGCAGCGCGGACGGCGGGCCGGACCTGCTCGCGGACGCTCTCGCCGAGCCGGACCTCGCGGCGCTGCTGCCGGAGGGGTTCCAGGAGCGGACCGGCGGCCGCGGGCTGGTCGTCAAGTCGTGGGCGCCGCAGGCGGACGTGCTGCACCACCGGGCGACGGGCGCCTTCGTGACGCACTGCGGGTGGAACTCGACGCTGGAGGCGATCGTGGCGGGGCAGCCGCTCATCTGCTGGCCGCTGTACGCGGAGCAGAGGCAGAACAAGGTGTTCGTGGTGGAGGAGATGGGCGCCGGCGTGGAGATGGCCGGGTACGacggggaggcggtggcggcggcggaggtggaggccaAGGTGAGGTGGGTGATGGAGTCCAAGGGCGGGGAGGCGCTGCGGGAGCGAGCCATGGCGGCCAAGCACAAGGCACTCGAGGCGCTGGACGAAGGTGGAGCATCCCGGTCGGCGTTTGCTGAGTTTCTTAGAGATCTTTAG
- the LOC119349113 gene encoding respiratory burst oxidase homolog protein A-like has protein sequence MRAVAGGGGGGGAPGRPRWGGSGATTPRSLSTGSSPRGSDRSSDDGEELVEVTLDLQEDDTIVLRSVEPAAANASAKAAASVPGSSGASPSVMGWSAEPTPPPGAGAGPSRSRSPAIRRTSSHRLLQFSQELKAGVSRAKQISQDLTKRFTRTQSRAALAEPPAQPPAAHPPSGIESALAARAERRQRAQLDRTKSTAQRAIKGLRFISGNTKASNNAWIEVQRNFDRLALDGRLSRADFPQCIGMMESKEFAMELFDTLCRRRQMQSDHINREELREIWSQITDNSFDSRLQIFFDMVDKDADGHITEAEVKEIIMLSASANKLARLKEQAEEYAALIMEELDPEGLGYIELWQLETLLLQKDTYVNYSQALSYTSQALSQNLAGLRHKSPIRKMSSKLSYYLEDNWKRLWVLALWIGIMAGLFIWKFIQYRNRYVFSVMGYCVTIAKGAAETLKLNMALILLPVCRNTITWLRNTRAARALPFDDNINFHKTIAAAIVVGVILHAGNHLACDFPRLIDSSDEKYDPLRMYFGETKPTYLALVRGVEGVTGVIMVVCMLIAFTLATRWFRRSLVKLPKPFDKLTGFNAFWYSHHLFIIVYISLVIHGERLYLILDWYKRTTWMYLAVPVGLYVGERTLRFFRSGSYSVRILKVAIYPGNVLTLQMSKPPTFRYKSGQYMFVQCPAVSPFEWHPFSITSAPGDDFLSIHVRQLGDWTRELKRVFSAACEPPMNGKSGLLRADENTKKTFPKLLIDGPYGSPAQDYSKYDVLLLVGLGIGATPFISILKDLINNIIKMEEEDEASTDLYPPIGPSKASVDLDTLMRITSKPKRVFKTTNAYFYWVTREQGSFDWFKGIMNEIAELDQRNIIEMHNYLTSVYEEGDARSALITMLQALNHAKNGVDVVSGTRVRTHFARPNFKRVLSKVASKHPYAKIGVFYCGAPVLAQELSNLCHEFNGKCTTKFEFHKEHF, from the exons ATGCGggcggtcgccggcggcggcggcgggggcggggccCCGGGCCGGCCGCGGTGGGGCGGCTCGGGCGCCACCACGCCGCGCTCGCTCAGCACCGGCTCCTCGCCGCGCGGCTCCGACCGCAGCTCCGACGACGGCGAGGAGCTCGTCGAGGTCACGCTCGACCTGCAGGAGGACGACACCATTGTGCTGCGCAGCGTCGAGCCGGCCGCCGCCAACGCAAGCGCCAAGGCCGCAGCCTCGGTCCCCGGCTCGTCGGGGGCGTCGCCGTCCGTGATGGGGTGGAGCGCGGAGCCGACGCCGCCGCCCGGAGCGGGGGCGGGGCCGTCGCGGTCGCGGTCGCCGGCGATCCGGCGGACCTCGTCGCACCGGCTGCTGCAGTTCTCGCAGGAGCTCAAGGCCGGGGTGTCCCGCGCCAAGCAAATCTCGCAGGACCTCACCAAGCGCTTCACGCGCACCCAGAGCCGCGCCGCCCTCGCCGAGCCCCCGGCTCAGCCCCCGGCCGCGCACCCGCCGTCGGGCATCGAgtccgccctcgccgcccgcgccgagcgccgccaGCGCGCGCAGCTCGACCGCACCAAGTCCACCGCGCAGCGCGCCATCAAGGGCCTCCGCTTCATCAGCGGCAACACCAAGGCCAGCAACAACGCCTGGATCGAGGTCCAGCGCAACTTCGACCGCCTCGCCCTCGACGGCCGCCTCTCCCGCGCCGACTTCCCGCAATGCATAG GGATGATGGAGTCCAAGGAGTTCGCCATGGAGCTCTTCGACACGCTGTGCCGGCGGCGGCAGATGCAGTCGGACCACATCAACAGGGAGGAGCTGCGCGAGATCTGGTCGCAGATCACCGACAACAGCTTTGACTCGCGCCTCCAGATCTTCTTCGACAT GGTGGACAAGGACGCCGACGGCCACATCACGGAGGCGGAGGTGAAAGAG ATCATCATGCTAAGTGCGTCCGCCAATAAGCTGGCGAGGCTTAAGGAGCAAGCAGAGGAATACGCCGCGCTGATCATGGAGGAACTAGACCCTGAAGGCCTCGGCTACATTGAG CTTTGGCAGTTGGAGACGTTGCTATTGCAGAAGGATACATACGTTAACTATAGCCAGGCCTTGAGCTACACGAGCCAGGCACTGAGCCAGAACCTTGCTGGCCTAAGGCATAAGAGCCCGATCCGAAAAATGAGCAGCAAATTAAGCTATTATCTGGAGGACAACTGGAAACGCCTCTGGGTACTTGCACTGTGGATTGGGATAATGGCTGGATTGTTCATTTGGAAATTTATCCAGTACCGCAACCGGTACGTCTTTAGTGTGATGGGCTACTGTGTAACAATTGCAAAGGGGGCTGCTGAGACCCTTAAGCTGAACATGGCACTCATCCTCCTACCTGTATGCCGCAACACCATTACTTGGCTGCGTAATACAAGAGCTGCACGGGCATTACCGTTCGATGACAACATCAACTTCCATAAG ACTATTGCGGCGGCAATTGTGGTTGGTGTTATCCTTCATGCAGGAAaccatcttgcatgtgattttccaCGGCTTATAGATTCCTCAGACGAGAAATATGATCCACTGCGCATGTACTTTGGGGAGACCAAGCCAACATATTTGGCGTTAGTCAGAGGAGTGGAGGGTGTAACTGGAGTTATTATGGTTGTCTGCATGCTCATTGCTTTTACTCTAGCAACCAGGTGGTTCCGTCGTAGCCTGGTGAAGCTACCCAAGCCATTTGACAAGCTAACTGGCTTCAATGCCTTCTGGTACTCTCATCATCTGTTTATCATTGTATACATATCACTTGTTATTCATGGAGAGCGTCTATACCTTATCCTGGATTGGTACAAAAGAACG ACATGGATGTATCTTGCAGTCCCTGTTGGGTTATATGTAGGGGAGAGGACTCTGAGGTTCTTCAGGTCTGGCAGTTACTCTGTCCGGATATTGAAG GTGGCCATATATCCTGGTAATGTTTTGACATTGCAAATGTCTAAGCCACCGACATTCCGTTACAAGAGCGGGCAGTATATGTTTGTTCAATGTCCAGCTGTTTCACCATTTGAATG GCATCCCTTCTCGATAACTTCAGCACCGGGGGATGATTTTCTCAGTATCCATGTCCGACAACTTGGTGACTGGACGCGAGAGCTCAAGCGTGTATTCTCCGCAGCTTGTGAGCCACCTATGAATGGGAAAAGTGGCCTCCTTAGAGCAGATGAGAACACCAAAAAAAC TTTCCCAAAACTTTTGATTGATGGACCGTATGGTTCTCCTGCGCAAGACTATAGCAAGTATGATGTTTTACTACTTGTTGGGTTAGGAATTGGTGCAACTCCTTTCATCAGCATATTGAAAGATCTGATTAACAACATCATCAAAATGGAGGAAGAGGAT GAAGCCTCAACTGATCTTTACCCACCAATCGGACCCAGTAAGGCATCTGTTGACCTTGACACCCTTATGAGGATTACGTCAAAACCAAAGAGGGTTTTTAAGACAACAAATGCTTACTTTTATTGGGTGACACGGGAACAAGGCTCTTTTGATTGGTTTAAAGGAATCATGAATGAGATTGCTGAACTAGATCAAAGG AATATCATTGAGATGCACAACTATCTCACAAGTGTTTACGAAGAAGGGGATGCCCGGTCAGCACTCATCACAATGCTGCAAGCTCTCAACCATGCGAAGAACGGTGTCGATGTAGTGTCTGGAACTCGA GTGCGGACACATTTTGCAAGACCAAATTTTAAGAGGGTGCTGTCTAAGGTAGCCTCCAAACATCCTTATGCCAAGATAG GAGTGTTCTATTGCGGAGCTCCGGTTCTGGCGCAGGAACTAAGCAACCTTTGCCATGAGTTCAATGGCAAATGCACGACAAAATTCGAATTCCACAAGGAGCATTTCTGA